The Microbacterium sp. Nx66 genome contains a region encoding:
- a CDS encoding PKD domain-containing protein — translation MGNSAVWKRARTGVAGAIAGVMVAAGLVALGGGAAVAAEAPGGLPPLLQRDQNVVTSDPIPTVQIDNGYVWAQTTIGSIVYAVGKFDNAREPKAAPGTALTARSNVLAYNIDTGALLPFAPKVNGVIKAVAASPDGTRIYIGGSFNKVNGKDRWNIAAIDAKSGELVPGFVPSIGGSGVYALATSGTTVYAGGLFTQANGTPRKNLAAFDTTNGALRPWAPQTDLQVDAMVMDPAGADTIVGGRFSQVNGNTEMRGSASVDKTTGALNTDWGLAKTVKNGAGSGIYAGKAGTFGLATDATGVYGTGWGFADAATGSLEGTFAAEAGTGKVRWIADCLGDHYGVYSTGKVVYTTSHTHSCETLGLHPEQAPRVHRYSEAYTADARGTLAPAPTAPGRKDWGGTPAPSPYAWSPDWAVGTTTGLGQAGLSITGTGTMISIGGEFRSVNNGRFEGLVRFSTTPPEGPKDGPRLSGDKWVPTATSLTPGRVKVTIPANWDRDDLTLTYELRRADSTTPLFTTKVDSTWWNLPAVSFEDTTAPVGAQQQYTFTATDSDGHTVSSKTTTATAAASTPAYSNAVLADGPQLYYPLGTVAQDVAGTNSPLIRSGATPRSSGVPKGVAGATALDGTETGRVDTTTKAAAPSSFSAEMWFQTSTTAGGVLFDFESSAAGFYSKNYDRTVYMSDNGRLNFGVYNDGTKVLTTATAYNDNRWHHVVASVSPEGMKLFIDGKLDGQLPNVTTAQDFNGFWKIGGGRLKGWANEPTKTLAAPANLAGDAHLVGTVDEFAVYPYGLTAGQIKTHYSVGNGSTAPVAAYTAAASGLTAAFDASTSVPPGTTTISDYRWDFGDGTTGTGKTPSHAYAKPGTYAVKLTVTDSQNLVGSVTKSVVVQGADTPPTASFTLSASGLTVSADASASTDADGSIRSYRWDWGDGTTGEGATATHTYPTAGTRTVTLTVTDDVGGAATTTREAVVAEPAPLASDEFDRTAGPGWGEALAGGAWKIAGGSAAAASVADGSGQLKLAAGDTRHATLNAPSVPDPALETTFRIDQPSSTGGSYIGVIARDSSAGRYLVRAWLRPDGTVWLVAHRDGTVLATRALNGVTVTPGTTYTLKASVTGTDKTSLVAKLWVTDAAEPADWQLRASDPTPLPAGGVGLSGSRSASATAPLGVSFDTFRVRAAE, via the coding sequence CCTACAACATCGACACGGGCGCGCTCCTGCCGTTCGCGCCGAAGGTCAACGGCGTGATCAAGGCCGTCGCCGCCTCGCCCGACGGCACCCGGATCTACATCGGCGGCTCGTTCAACAAGGTCAACGGCAAGGACCGCTGGAACATCGCCGCGATCGACGCCAAGAGCGGCGAGCTCGTCCCCGGATTCGTGCCTTCCATCGGCGGATCCGGCGTCTACGCGCTGGCGACGTCGGGGACGACCGTCTACGCCGGCGGCCTCTTCACCCAGGCCAACGGCACGCCGCGGAAGAACCTGGCCGCCTTCGACACCACCAACGGTGCCCTCCGACCGTGGGCTCCGCAGACCGACCTCCAGGTCGATGCCATGGTCATGGACCCGGCCGGCGCGGACACGATCGTCGGCGGACGCTTCTCCCAGGTCAACGGCAACACCGAGATGCGCGGCAGCGCCTCCGTGGACAAGACCACCGGAGCACTGAACACGGACTGGGGGCTGGCCAAGACCGTCAAGAACGGCGCCGGATCCGGCATCTACGCCGGCAAGGCCGGGACGTTCGGTCTCGCCACCGACGCGACGGGTGTCTACGGCACCGGCTGGGGCTTCGCCGACGCCGCGACCGGCAGCCTCGAAGGTACCTTCGCCGCCGAGGCCGGCACAGGCAAGGTGCGCTGGATCGCGGATTGCCTCGGCGACCACTACGGCGTGTACTCGACCGGCAAGGTCGTCTACACCACCAGTCACACGCATTCATGCGAAACTCTGGGACTCCACCCGGAGCAGGCTCCGCGCGTACACCGCTATTCCGAGGCATACACGGCGGATGCTCGCGGAACGCTGGCACCCGCGCCGACCGCGCCCGGTCGCAAGGACTGGGGCGGCACGCCCGCCCCGTCGCCGTACGCGTGGTCACCCGATTGGGCGGTCGGGACCACCACAGGACTCGGTCAGGCCGGGTTGTCGATCACCGGCACCGGCACCATGATCTCCATCGGCGGCGAGTTCCGCTCCGTCAACAACGGACGGTTCGAAGGACTCGTCCGCTTCTCGACCACCCCTCCAGAGGGCCCGAAGGACGGCCCCCGCCTCTCCGGCGACAAGTGGGTGCCGACCGCGACTTCGCTCACCCCCGGGCGCGTGAAGGTCACCATTCCCGCCAACTGGGACCGTGACGATCTCACGCTCACATACGAGTTGCGCCGCGCCGACTCGACCACCCCTTTGTTCACCACGAAGGTGGACTCCACGTGGTGGAACCTGCCCGCAGTCAGCTTCGAGGACACGACGGCTCCGGTCGGCGCACAGCAGCAGTACACCTTCACGGCCACGGACAGCGACGGCCACACGGTTTCGAGCAAGACGACGACCGCCACGGCGGCCGCGTCCACACCTGCGTACTCCAACGCCGTGCTCGCTGACGGCCCCCAGTTGTACTACCCGTTGGGAACCGTCGCGCAGGATGTGGCAGGTACGAACAGCCCGCTCATCCGCTCAGGAGCGACGCCTCGGTCATCAGGCGTGCCGAAGGGCGTGGCCGGGGCGACAGCCCTCGACGGGACAGAGACCGGACGAGTCGACACGACCACGAAGGCCGCGGCGCCGTCATCGTTTTCGGCCGAGATGTGGTTCCAGACCTCGACGACCGCGGGCGGCGTGTTGTTCGACTTCGAGAGTTCGGCCGCTGGCTTCTACTCGAAGAACTACGACCGAACCGTCTACATGTCAGACAACGGCCGCCTGAACTTCGGGGTATACAACGACGGCACCAAAGTGCTCACGACCGCGACGGCATACAACGACAACCGCTGGCATCATGTCGTCGCGTCGGTGAGCCCCGAGGGAATGAAGCTCTTCATCGACGGAAAGCTCGACGGCCAGCTCCCTAACGTCACCACAGCGCAGGACTTCAACGGGTTCTGGAAGATTGGCGGTGGCAGGCTGAAGGGTTGGGCGAATGAGCCGACCAAGACTCTTGCCGCCCCTGCCAACCTTGCCGGCGATGCCCACCTCGTCGGCACTGTCGATGAGTTCGCGGTCTACCCGTATGGCCTGACCGCGGGACAGATCAAGACCCACTACAGCGTGGGGAATGGCTCCACAGCCCCCGTCGCCGCTTATACGGCCGCGGCAAGCGGCCTCACCGCGGCCTTCGACGCGAGCACCTCCGTGCCGCCGGGGACGACCACGATCTCGGACTATCGCTGGGACTTCGGGGACGGTACGACCGGTACGGGCAAGACGCCGTCGCATGCCTACGCGAAGCCCGGCACGTACGCGGTCAAGCTCACGGTCACCGACAGCCAGAACCTCGTGGGCTCGGTCACGAAATCGGTCGTCGTCCAGGGCGCCGACACGCCGCCCACAGCCTCGTTCACCCTCTCCGCCTCGGGGTTGACGGTGTCGGCGGACGCGTCGGCATCGACCGATGCCGACGGCAGCATCCGCAGCTACCGCTGGGACTGGGGTGACGGCACGACGGGTGAAGGCGCGACGGCGACGCACACGTACCCGACGGCCGGGACGCGGACGGTCACCCTCACGGTGACGGACGACGTCGGGGGCGCGGCGACCACCACCCGGGAGGCCGTGGTGGCGGAGCCCGCGCCGCTCGCGAGCGACGAGTTCGACCGGACCGCCGGCCCCGGCTGGGGCGAAGCCCTCGCCGGCGGCGCCTGGAAGATCGCCGGCGGGTCCGCGGCCGCGGCCAGCGTCGCCGACGGCTCCGGGCAGCTGAAGCTGGCCGCGGGAGACACCCGCCACGCGACGCTGAACGCCCCGTCGGTTCCGGATCCGGCATTGGAGACGACCTTCCGCATCGATCAGCCGTCGAGCACAGGAGGCTCCTACATCGGGGTCATCGCCCGCGACTCGTCCGCTGGTCGGTATCTCGTCCGCGCCTGGCTTCGCCCTGACGGCACGGTCTGGCTCGTGGCGCACCGCGACGGCACCGTCCTCGCGACCCGGGCACTGAACGGCGTCACGGTCACCCCTGGCACCACGTACACGCTGAAGGCGTCCGTGACCGGAACGGACAAGACGTCGCTCGTCGCGAAGCTCTGGGTCACAGACGCCGCGGAGCCCGCCGATTGGCAGCTGCGGGCGAGCGACCCCACCCCGCTGCCGGCGGGTGGTGTGGGCCTGAGCGGCAGCCGCTCCGCGAGCGCGACCGCGCCGCTCGGCGTGTCCTTCGACACGTTCCGCGTCAGGGCAGCGGAGTAA
- a CDS encoding ZIP family metal transporter → MGGAILWGAVAAAPLFVGAVLAMLRTWPPRWLGIVLGFGAGALMASIAFELWEEGLDRGGPIPLVTGVALGALSYYIAARILDARAARKKGEAGGGQLAVGALLDGIPEQLVLGIGLASGEPVSIALVVAILVSNLPESIGSAADLLDGGMRRSRVLLLWAGVAVVCAAATVAGFALASVTGEVFRSGASGFAAGALLVMLVDSMVPEAQSKAKESTGLATVLGFALAAGLAFAS, encoded by the coding sequence ATGGGTGGAGCGATTCTGTGGGGAGCCGTCGCGGCGGCTCCGCTGTTCGTCGGCGCGGTGCTCGCGATGCTGCGCACGTGGCCGCCGCGGTGGCTGGGCATCGTGCTGGGCTTCGGCGCCGGAGCCCTGATGGCCTCCATCGCCTTCGAGCTCTGGGAGGAGGGGCTCGACCGCGGTGGTCCGATCCCCCTCGTCACCGGCGTCGCGCTCGGAGCCCTCAGCTACTACATCGCCGCCCGCATCCTCGACGCCAGAGCCGCCAGGAAGAAGGGCGAGGCCGGGGGAGGCCAGCTCGCAGTGGGGGCGCTCCTCGACGGGATCCCGGAGCAGCTCGTGCTCGGCATCGGTCTCGCCTCGGGGGAGCCGGTGAGCATCGCGCTCGTCGTCGCCATCCTCGTCTCGAACCTCCCGGAGTCCATCGGCTCCGCCGCCGACCTGCTCGACGGCGGCATGCGGCGGAGCAGGGTGCTGCTGCTGTGGGCCGGGGTCGCCGTGGTGTGCGCGGCGGCCACCGTCGCCGGGTTCGCCCTGGCGAGCGTGACCGGCGAGGTCTTCCGCTCCGGGGCGAGCGGATTCGCCGCGGGCGCGCTGCTCGTCATGCTGGTGGATTCGATGGTCCCGGAGGCGCAGTCGAAGGCGAAGGAGTCCACGGGGCTGGCGACCGTCCTCGGATTCGCGCTCGCCGCGGGTCTCGCCTTCGCCTCCTGA
- a CDS encoding DUF4064 domain-containing protein — protein MVSDHERQRARYVGGTEGAPPVPPPGGYRGARRQQPIDLTPPVDPQLPTGEKKTSTTALGWIALVAAILFTLILFGTLVVGGTDLLYGVTMITLQLVVLGVIVAALFTPGGRRLGVIALVLTVLFNVATVGALSALRTSASGNYEGVKTAEQRHAEAYPGIKGTSPQEALTQQSMEEVRAEADSLFTDIRERLTADFGFTWVQVGDEDVRPERNGYGGESMLSEYTSAAWATEQPVQGYARKLDVMAAIDEVVASHGLWNLYSFNDPTNSGIDPSMIAKLYGSDDPRTQTTWEYYTENYPDPLRFYANIYDLSNDADGGFRSSREAQSARTGEPIEGLQLVVIAGKVLSEGDRAEFEERLQDYPGFE, from the coding sequence ATGGTGAGTGATCACGAGAGGCAGCGCGCCCGCTACGTCGGCGGTACCGAGGGCGCCCCGCCCGTCCCGCCGCCCGGGGGCTACCGCGGTGCCCGGCGGCAGCAGCCGATCGACCTCACGCCACCGGTCGATCCACAGCTGCCCACGGGGGAGAAGAAGACCTCCACGACTGCGCTCGGCTGGATCGCTCTGGTCGCCGCGATCCTCTTCACGCTGATCCTGTTCGGCACGCTCGTGGTCGGCGGCACCGACCTGCTGTACGGAGTGACGATGATCACGCTGCAGCTCGTGGTGCTCGGAGTGATCGTGGCCGCGCTCTTCACCCCCGGCGGACGACGGCTCGGTGTCATCGCGCTCGTCCTCACCGTCCTGTTCAACGTCGCGACCGTGGGGGCACTCAGCGCTCTGCGCACCTCGGCATCCGGGAACTACGAAGGCGTGAAGACCGCGGAACAGCGGCACGCGGAGGCCTACCCCGGGATCAAGGGCACCTCCCCGCAGGAGGCGCTCACCCAGCAGTCCATGGAGGAGGTGCGCGCGGAGGCTGATTCCCTCTTCACCGACATCCGTGAACGGCTCACCGCGGACTTCGGGTTCACGTGGGTCCAGGTCGGCGACGAGGATGTCCGGCCGGAGCGGAACGGCTACGGCGGCGAGTCGATGCTGTCGGAGTACACGTCGGCGGCCTGGGCGACCGAGCAGCCCGTGCAGGGCTACGCGCGCAAGCTCGACGTGATGGCGGCGATCGATGAGGTCGTGGCGTCCCACGGCCTGTGGAACCTGTACTCGTTCAACGATCCGACGAACTCCGGCATCGACCCGTCCATGATCGCCAAGCTCTACGGCAGCGATGACCCTCGCACGCAGACGACGTGGGAGTACTACACGGAGAACTACCCCGACCCGCTGCGCTTCTACGCGAACATCTACGACCTGTCGAACGATGCCGACGGCGGCTTCCGCAGCTCGCGCGAGGCGCAGAGCGCGCGCACCGGCGAACCGATCGAGGGGCTCCAGCTCGTCGTGATCGCCGGCAAGGTGCTGAGCGAGGGCGACCGCGCGGAGTTCGAGGAGCGGCTGCAGGACTACCCCGGCTTCGAGTGA
- the argG gene encoding argininosuccinate synthase, with protein sequence MSKVLQSLPVGERVGIAFSGGLDTSVAVAWMRDKGAVPFTYTGDLGQYDEDDIASIPGRALEYGAEASRLIDCKTALVEEGFVALSCGAFHIRSGGKTYFNTTPLGRAVTGTLLVRAMREDGVDIWGDGSTYKGNDIERFYRYGLLANPRLRIYKPWLDADFVTELGGRQEMSEWLVAHGFPYRDSAEKAYSTDANIWGATHEAKTLEHLDVSLETVDPIMGVKFWDPSIAIETEDVSVTFEGGRPVAINGVEFSDPVALVQEANAIGGRHGLGMSDQIENRIIEAKSRGIYEAPAMALLFIAYERLVNGILNEDTLATYHEQGRRLGRLMYEGRWLEPQSLMLRESIQRWVGSTISGTVTIRLRRGDDWTILDTVSPNLSYGPEKLSMERVGDAAFGPVDRIGQLTMRNLDIADSRARLEQYAGLGLVGGATGELVGRVTAGESAEITESVHGSISEADENLADAVDTASERAAFDSGTD encoded by the coding sequence ATGTCCAAGGTCCTCCAGTCCCTGCCCGTCGGCGAGCGCGTCGGCATCGCCTTCTCCGGAGGACTCGACACCTCCGTCGCCGTCGCCTGGATGCGCGACAAGGGCGCTGTCCCCTTCACCTACACGGGCGACCTCGGCCAGTACGACGAGGACGACATCGCCTCCATCCCCGGCCGCGCGCTGGAGTACGGCGCCGAGGCCTCTCGTCTCATCGACTGCAAGACGGCGCTCGTCGAAGAGGGCTTCGTCGCGCTCTCCTGCGGCGCCTTCCACATCCGATCCGGCGGCAAGACCTACTTCAACACCACTCCCCTCGGCCGCGCGGTCACCGGCACGCTGCTCGTGCGTGCGATGCGCGAGGACGGCGTCGACATCTGGGGCGACGGCTCGACCTACAAGGGCAACGACATCGAGCGCTTCTACCGCTACGGCCTGCTCGCCAACCCCCGCCTGCGCATCTACAAGCCCTGGCTCGACGCGGACTTCGTCACCGAGCTCGGCGGTCGCCAGGAGATGAGCGAGTGGCTCGTCGCGCACGGCTTCCCGTACCGCGACTCGGCCGAGAAGGCGTACTCGACGGACGCCAACATCTGGGGCGCGACCCACGAGGCGAAGACGCTCGAGCACCTCGACGTCTCGCTGGAGACCGTCGACCCGATCATGGGCGTGAAGTTCTGGGACCCCTCCATCGCCATCGAGACCGAGGATGTCTCGGTGACGTTCGAGGGCGGCCGTCCGGTCGCGATCAACGGCGTCGAGTTCAGCGACCCGGTGGCCCTGGTGCAGGAGGCGAACGCGATCGGCGGGCGCCACGGCCTCGGCATGAGCGACCAGATCGAGAACCGCATCATCGAGGCGAAGTCGCGCGGCATCTACGAGGCCCCGGCCATGGCGCTGCTCTTCATCGCGTACGAGCGCCTCGTCAACGGCATCCTCAACGAGGACACCCTCGCCACGTACCACGAGCAGGGTCGCCGCCTCGGTCGCCTCATGTACGAGGGCCGCTGGCTCGAGCCGCAGTCGCTCATGCTCCGCGAGTCCATCCAGCGCTGGGTCGGCTCGACGATCTCGGGCACCGTGACGATCCGCCTGCGCCGCGGCGACGACTGGACGATCCTCGACACGGTCTCCCCGAACCTGTCGTACGGGCCGGAGAAGCTGTCGATGGAGCGCGTCGGCGACGCCGCGTTCGGCCCGGTGGACCGGATCGGCCAGCTCACGATGCGCAACCTCGACATCGCCGACTCCCGCGCGCGCCTGGAGCAGTACGCGGGTCTCGGCCTCGTCGGCGGCGCGACCGGCGAGCTCGTCGGCCGTGTGACCGCCGGCGAGTCCGCCGAGATCACCGAGTCCGTGCACGGCTCGATCTCGGAGGCTGACGAGAACCTCGCCGACGCGGTCGACACGGCCTCCGAGCGCGCGGCCTTCGACTCCGGCACCGACTGA
- a CDS encoding phosphotransferase family protein, which produces MRQGAVGAVRLVEHGGRRLVEKRLSDPARHLNEVRALRGLVGSGLPVPEVVEERPGVILMTALPGARLDDADADVRIADLRASAPLLRALHRLEPPDDLLPAPDDAAIIERYRAAEAPRLPLHIPPPSGSVFCHGDWTDGNLLARHGRISGIVDWEAAHRGDPLRELARAAWGAARKDPRSERALIDGYGADPARVRAWYPVHAAELWLWFAEAGPPEYLAALTADLERWSA; this is translated from the coding sequence ATGAGGCAGGGAGCGGTCGGCGCGGTGCGGCTCGTCGAGCACGGCGGGCGGCGGCTGGTCGAGAAGCGCCTCTCCGATCCGGCGCGGCACCTCAACGAAGTGCGGGCCCTTCGCGGGCTTGTCGGCTCCGGGCTCCCCGTGCCCGAGGTGGTCGAGGAGCGGCCTGGCGTGATCCTCATGACCGCCCTCCCCGGTGCCCGTCTCGACGACGCCGACGCCGACGTCCGGATCGCGGATCTCCGGGCCTCGGCACCCCTGCTGCGCGCCCTGCACCGGCTCGAACCGCCGGACGACCTGCTTCCCGCGCCGGACGACGCGGCCATCATCGAGCGGTATCGCGCCGCCGAAGCGCCGCGCCTGCCCCTGCACATCCCGCCCCCGTCCGGAAGCGTCTTCTGCCACGGCGACTGGACGGACGGCAACCTGCTCGCGCGGCACGGACGCATCTCCGGGATCGTGGACTGGGAGGCCGCACACCGCGGCGATCCGCTGCGGGAGCTGGCACGAGCCGCGTGGGGAGCCGCCCGAAAGGATCCGCGCTCGGAGCGGGCGCTCATCGACGGGTACGGTGCGGATCCCGCCCGCGTCCGTGCGTGGTACCCCGTGCACGCCGCCGAGTTGTGGCTGTGGTTCGCGGAAGCCGGCCCTCCGGAGTACCTCGCCGCGCTCACCGCGGACCTGGAGAGGTGGTCGGCCTGA
- a CDS encoding pyridoxamine 5'-phosphate oxidase family protein, with protein MINELDEQQSYELLATTTVGRIGFVDDGLVQIHPVNFVVSGHELLLRTSPDGHLAALSREAATVSFEVDYHDPIGGLGWSVLMHGVLSPVPEDQAAGAAARVHPWAGDDRDLPLSFRIERITGRSVRRDPRTSGV; from the coding sequence ATGATCAACGAACTCGATGAGCAGCAGTCCTACGAGTTGCTGGCGACCACCACGGTGGGCCGGATCGGATTCGTCGACGACGGCCTGGTGCAGATCCATCCGGTGAACTTCGTCGTCTCGGGGCACGAGCTGCTCCTGCGCACCTCACCGGACGGCCACCTGGCGGCGCTGTCCCGCGAGGCGGCCACGGTCTCCTTCGAGGTCGACTACCACGATCCGATCGGCGGCCTGGGGTGGAGTGTGCTGATGCACGGGGTCCTGTCGCCGGTTCCGGAGGATCAGGCGGCCGGGGCGGCGGCGCGGGTGCACCCGTGGGCCGGAGACGACCGTGATCTCCCGCTGTCGTTCCGCATCGAGCGCATCACCGGACGCAGCGTCCGCCGCGACCCCCGCACCAGCGGGGTCTGA